The Electrophorus electricus isolate fEleEle1 chromosome 15, fEleEle1.pri, whole genome shotgun sequence genome segment CAGTCACGCACTTTACATCCTACACAAGCCTTCCTGAGATCAAGTGCCTGCTTTTGTCTCAACCATGTAAAACTGTAAAGTAGTCTAGACATCTTTAGCGGTGTGCAGAATTCAACACTGATGAATATTTAGCCTTGGTGTACATTTTTCTAATAACAGATCTTAATACCATTAGACTGGACACGGTCTCTGTCTGAGGTTCCATCTATTGCTACAGATTTGGCTTTGGCTTTACACCCGAAACACCCCAAACATAAATAATCATAGGTAGATAATCTcccattatattattatgtctGCATTTGTCTGTTTAGTAAACAGCTCAGTAGTGTAAACATATctgttgtgtttacatgttaGTAACTTGTCTTTTGTACTGAAAAACAGGAACTCGCTGTAAAAGAGACTTTGTTCTCAGGGACTGTTCCTGTAGAAATCATGGTTATATCAAAACAGTAAGTCACACACATTATATGGCATAAGAAGTCTAGCGTCTAGTGTGGCATACTGAACCAACCCAGGAGACGTTACATTCACAGACAGGAGAGCTTGACACTTGACACATTTCTTAATGCAACGCAAAAAATAACTGAACAGACATATGCTAAGCTTAATGTATCTAACCACCTAgtccgcgcacacacacacacacacacacacacacacacacacacacacacacacacacacacacacacacacacacacacacacacacacaagacacgaTTCCCCACTACGATTCtgccacctccaccaccaccaccacccctaaGCCAAACTAACCGCATCAGTGTGTGTAAATAACGATGGGATCCTTGCTGAAATGAACACTGTGCCAACACTGACCTCCCAGATCCCTGTAAGTCCAGGCAGAACCAGAGCAGAAGCCGAACTGGTCGTGAGCTGCGATTCGTCTCTGAGAGTCACAAATATCTGACGGCTCAGGTTTCCCGGGCAGCTCGGACTCGCAGTGATGCCCCCGGAAAccctttcctgtctctctgcccctcccagGCTCCCGGAACTGTCAGCGGCCTGCTCTGTGCTGGCGACAGCACTCCAATCCACCAGCCGGAAATAACTCTAATCAATTACGCCCGCCCCAACAAAGATTGAGGTGGTCACACATGGACACCAGAGGGCGATGTGAAGGCACACGCAGACAATCACGTTGgcctcacacagagagaaacacacatacacactgcaacAAGCTGCTGGCAGACAGACTCACACCAGATGTGAAGGTTTCTGAATCAGTATCAGGTCATGAAAACAAGATCTTTATGCTGCAGTTTGAGAGTGTAGCGTTACATGGCAGATGTCAGCGTATCTCAAGACCACGTGAGAAATGGACCGCAACAAAGCAGTAACGTGATCAAGTATTAGTCACAGAAACGTTTAGACCAGTGAGACATGAGTCAAGGCCAAGCTGAAGGATTCAGGCCTCAGTCCTTATTATCATGGGCTCTGTACTCAGTTCTCCCTGCTTGTGTTTCTCAGCTCCCATGTATGCTGCTaaccacacgtgtgtgtgtgtgtgtgtgtgtgtgtgtgtgtgtgtgtgtgtgtgtgtgtgcgcgcgcacgcgcgcaagGAGCCTGCTTAGCAAAATTAGATAAATAAACCAGCAATCCCTGAGGACTGTTGTCATGGAGACCAAGTGATGCGTCCATATTAAACCAGGAGAATTGCCAAGTTGTGTTGGAAAGTGTAGaggaaagtctctctctctctctctctctctctctctctctctctctctctctctctctctctctctctctctcttttctttattgtttgttgAATGAGCTTCTAATGTATCCTGCTGACTGTCTTGAATCTATATCTACATAAACTGATACTACTGAAAACCAGTCCATAGACCATAATGACAAGGtacaagattaaaaataaataaataaataaatatatatattttttaaataaaaaaatcaataaaataaaatttaaaaaggtgTGAGAAACATTTCTAGCATGCAGACTAACCTGCTATCTGGATGTGAACCGTCgtctgctctgattggttaaGAGTGGAGAACCACTGTTCACTGGTCAGCTCTTCTTGAGTGTTTTGACCAATCGGAGGAGGCTCTACATTTGACGCAACCTCAGTCAGCGATGTGGCTGTGgtttccatggagacagggagctCTGACCCATAGGATGCACGGGTAAAAGCGAATGTGACTTCAACAAAAAGACTTTTAAAGTAGTCATCAGCTAAGAGTCTTTATACACCACATCTCAGCAgataacagcacaaaaacagaaCTGTGACAAAACTCAGGACCCATATTTAATTCATAATATACCTCATGTGCATAAATAGAATTTCATTGATACCAAATCTGAGAATCTCTTTACATTTATAGATTTAAATCTTATCATAATATTACAACGAAAACCcaatgtgatgtttgtgttggtgtctaAATGATTCTTCCTCTGGGatttctgtgtttggtttgtaCTTTTGTGCGTTTTTGATTCATTAGCATTTTtgatttattagcatttttgaTTCATTAGCGTTTTTGATTCATGCGTTTTGATTCATTAGCGTTTTTGATTTATTAGCGTTTTTGATTCATGCATTTTTGATTCATTCGCATTTTTGATTCATTAGCGTTTTTGTTTCGTGTCTAGTTGACGGGCAGTAGTGAATTTGATGGTCTTGTTTGTGGTTTTAAGGTAAAGTTTGATTATGCTCAAATCTGATGTTTTTGTATAAATAATCAGATGCACTTTAGGGAATTGAGTCTGAGTTCTTGGATTtgcatttacagttttaaaaaaaattgaatataatttcagaaaatgtgtttttgcagttgTTAAAGAATCTGTAAATATGTTCAGCTGTAGAGTAATTAACACCATGAGTGCAGATGTGATTTCATTCCTGCCCTTCCTAGCCAGCATCAACTCTGACCAGAACAGACACACTGGCAGTCATCAGGGAAACACTGTGAGTCACATCATGAGGTGTTCTTGCACTGGCACACCGTTATGAGTGTGAATTGTATCATGTCATAGTCAAACACCATCagagaactctctctctctctctctctctctctctcacacacacacacacacacacacacacgcgcgtgtgtgcgcgcacatagacatgcacgcacacatgtaaATATGCATATCAAAACTGCAATAAGCAGAAAGTTCAAAGTCTGAGATTGAACTAGCAGCATGAGTACCAATTTTTACCCATAGTTCCTAGTTTTTGCCATGAGCTGGACGAGCTCTTTTTTCTTACCGTGGGGCTCCGTGATGcagggtgtctgtctgtctgggatctcctctcctcctctggaaGCTCCCATCTCTTGATCAGAAATGTTCGCTTTGCCTTCCACGGATGGTTCCACACTCTGATGGACGCTCTCAGCCGGTTCAGGAATCATCTCCACGtccctctcttcttcctgtTCCCCTTCCCCGGTCAGGAAGGCTTGGGGGTCCCAGTCCACTGCTGGGGACTCTGCCACTTCCGGGACGTCCACGGTGTCCGTGCGCCTCCCTCGGACACACCCCCTGCGTCGCCCTGTCTCTCTCCGTGATGACGCCTCACCCTCTGAGAAAGCGATGTAGGAGAACGTGAGCTCGAAGGAGTTTTGGCGAGGGGTCCCCCACACGGAGGGGCTGCTGAGGCTGCCATCTTCGTCCTCGGGGCCTTCCTCGTCTTCGGACCACTCCCTGGCAGTCAGGAGCTCTGGAAAGTCCGACTCTTCGTTACCACCTCGGAAGAAAAGGAAGCGCTTAGCTGAGACTCGTAGCGTCACTGACAGTAGTAGCACAttagcacacagaaacacagaggtAGCACAAAACATCTGAACATGGGAgattatgcaaatgaacatgTCATCCACATCACAAAAGACCTTACTCATTGCTTTAGTCTTTGCTTGGTTAAGATGATGTCGTGCACTCAAATGcattcaaaaatgtgttttatctgAGTAAAGCCAAAGACACTGACGCAGTGCcaggaaacagaaaatatgAGTTGGGACTTAATAGTTCTCAGTAGTGATACAAAAAATGCAAACTCAAACAGAGTTTAAACATGACAATTTATAAAGATGTCATGATATGAAACACGAAACAAGTTACAGTGTTATATGAGCACATCagtatatttctatatttctgtatTAATGTAAATTGTAGTTAGAAACTATGGTGTATGCATATACTATGAAGCCATTCTTACCGTCTGTACAGGGAGGCGTGGAGTCAGGTGTCGAGGACACGGAGCCAAGCTCCTCTGGAACATAACAACACATGCATTCTACATGAGCTCAAAAACATTACGCCACATCCTAAAATCTGGGTTATGCTGGGTTACGCTGGGTTATGTTGGGTTACTCTGGCACTAGCTGGTCACATCGCACTGATTCATGTCAGGTCAAACATGAACCTGGAGCATGAGGGAGAACTGTAAAGTGTCACTCGGCTGTTCTGGGGTCTGTGGTTAGAGCTGCCTCATACAAGCAATGAACAAGGCAGAACTCAGACTAAGAACAAGACAGAACTCAGTGTATGAACATGACAGAACAATCTAAAACATGATAGGACTCAAATTAAGAACAAGACAGGACTCAACCTAATAACAAGACAGAACTCAGACTACAAGCATGATAGAACTAACAACAGGACAAAACTCAGCCTAAGAACAGGACAGACACATGTGCACTCTCATTTGAAAGGTCCAAGGTCATGTTTCAACAGGGGAAAAGGTGGAGAATGTAAATTAGCAGATAGCAGTTGGTTTTGCGTGTTCCCTCTCCACGTTTGTCCAGGTCAGAGATACGgtaacacagagagacagcgacATACTCCTCGCGATGCCAGTCCGTGCTGGTCCAGGCCAGCTCTTCAGCTGTTCAAGGAATAAAGATTCCTGTATTTGGAATAAACCACATCTGCAGTGTTGACACTGGCCATATTAACTACATTACGTTCAGTACTGATCTGTTCTGCATTGATCTGTTAGTCAGGTTGACCCTGTTTCAGGCCTTCAAAGA includes the following:
- the rtn2a gene encoding reticulon-2a isoform X1, with the translated sequence MGQVLGFSHCKELGSVSSTPDSTPPCTDGGNEESDFPELLTAREWSEDEEGPEDEDGSLSSPSVWGTPRQNSFELTFSYIAFSEGEASSRRETGRRRGCVRGRRTDTVDVPEVAESPAVDWDPQAFLTGEGEQEEERDVEMIPEPAESVHQSVEPSVEGKANISDQEMGASRGGEEIPDRQTPCITEPHELPVSMETTATSLTEVASNVEPPPIGQNTQEELTSEQWFSTLNQSEQTTVHIQIAVMDILYWKDMEQTGLVLTGLVVTLLSLVQLSIVSVLSTLSLVIMCFTISVRIYCSLLHCLQLRDGAHPFKSYLDMEIGLGGDKAEHLMQRAIVLTCSALDTLKRLVFVFSLFDSLKFLLLMYLVTYLGALCNGLTLLIIGVIAVFSVPLFYRQYQGKIDSLCAVVQSHVDNIKDILNRLAQGGGPTPDSTPGGAKPKTL